GTGGAGTATCATGCCCTTCCACCCAGCGGGCTCGCCTTCCCGAAGGAGGGCATCGTCATGACGGGGCTCGGCAGCGAGTGGTATCCGCATGAACTGGTCCACGTCGTGCTGGCCCGATTCGATGACGCCCATCCGGTCATACGCGAAGGTATGGCCACATGGCTCGGCGGCAGTCTCGGCGTTCCGTTCGATACGCTCGTGGACCGATACGTGGGCGAGAAGCAGCCGGATGAGATTCCTTCCTTCGTAGCTCTGTTCACGGACCCCGACCGGTCGCAGGACGACGTCTACATCGTCGGTGCCGCCCTCTGCAAGGTCGTCCACGACACCCACGGAATGGAAGCCGTGCTGCGGCTGCTCCAGGCGCGGAGCACATCGGACGTCATGCTGCTGTGCAGCAGGTATCTCCACCTCGACCCGTCCGACCAGCAGGAATCGCTGGTCGCCGTTCTTCACCAGGCCCGCGAACAGGGAACGGTCATCAGGACCGGCAGGTGAGCGTTTAGCAATTGCCGCCGAAACTCAATCCTGACACGTTCGTAGCTTTGCCCCGACTTCCTACGATCCACCCACTTCGGAGCAGATCATGCAACGATCCGTTCTACGGCGCGCTTTCGCGCTGTTGACGCTACTTCTCGTGCCGATGCTGCTTGCCGCCCAGGGCGGCAACGGCAATCTGAATTATTCGGAGATCATCAAACCGAATCCCGACATCAAGATGGGCACGCTGTCCAACGGGATGAAGTACTACATCATGCGCAACGGCAAGCCCGAAAAGCGTGTGGAGATGATCCTGGCCGTCAATGCCGGCGCCGTTCTCGAGGATAACGACCAGAATGGTCTCGCCCACTTCTGCGAGCACATGGCCTTCAACGGTACGCAGCTCTTCCCGAAGCAGGAGCTGGTGAAGTTCCTCGAGTCCACCGGTATCCGGTTCGGAGCCGACCTCAACGCCTACACCAACCAGGACGAAACGGTCTACATGCTCACGATTCCGTCCGAAGACAGCAAGACGGTGATCAAGGGTATCCAGGTCCTGCGCGACTGGGCCGGCTTCGTGACCTACGACAACAAGGACATCGAGGAAGAGCGCGGTGTGATCATGGAAGAATGGCGCCTCGGAAAGGGTGCGGACGATCGCGTGTCCGAGAAGCACAGCAAGAAGCTCTACTACGGATCGAAGTATGCCGAGCGTAACGTGATCGGCGATACGAACGTGCTGAAGCACTGTCCTCCGGACAATCTGCGTCGCTTCTACCGCACGTGGTACCGTCCGGAGAACATGGCCATCGTCATCGTCGGTGATGCCGATCCCAACAGCATGCTGGAATTCGTCACGAAGTACCTCGACTTCCGCCCGAGCGAAGCAGGTAACAACGTGCCGGCCGTCAAGAGGCCGAGCATGCCGCTGCCGCCGCACAAGGAAACGCTGATCTCGGTCGCCTCCGATCCGGAACTCGACGCCGCTTCGCTGCAGGTCATCAACAAGCATGCGATCCGCGAAGCCGTAACGCTCGGCAACTTCCGCACGAACATCATCGATCAGCTGGCCGCTGCCATGGTCAATGCACGCCTGGCAGAGCTGGCCCGCAAGGCACAGCCTCCCTTCGCCGGTGCGGGTGTGGGCGATGGCGCACTGACGCGCGAAACGGGCGCCTTCTTCGCTTCCGCACGGGCAGCCGACAAGAACGTCCTCAAGAGTCTGAACGCCCTGATGACGGAACTGGAACGCGCCAAGCGCCACGGCTTCACGCATACGGAACTCGATCGTGCCAAGCAGGCGACTCTCGCACGGATGGAGAAATACTACAACGAACGAAACAAGACGGAATCCCAGGGCCTCGCCATGGAACTCGTACGCAACTTCCTCACCAGGGAAGCCGCTCCGGGTATCGTGCGCGAGTACGAGATCTACAAGCAGCTCATGCCGACCATCAGCGTGCAGGACGTAGCATCGGCCTTCGCGGCCAACATCACCCCGGAGAACCGCGTCATCACGATCTCCGTGCCCCAGGGCAACGGATATACGGTGCCCACGGAGAGCGATGTCAAGAGCGTCCTCGATGCCGTCGCAGGAAAGACCATCGATGCCTACGTGGATGCCGTGCCGGTGAAGCCGCTCATGTCCCGGATTCCGGCCGCCGGTTCGATCAAGAGCAGTACCAATGTGCCGGAGATCGGCGCGAAGAAGCTCGTACTGTCGAACGGCGCTACGGTCTTCCTCAAGAAGACGGACTTCAAGGACGATCAGATCCTGTTCTCCGCACGCGCATGGGGTGGGACGTCGCTGGCCTCGGATGCGGACTTCCTCTCCGCTTCGCAGGCCGCACAGATCGTCGACGCAGGCGGTATCGCCGACGTCGATGCCACGACGCTCGAGAAGATGCTGAACGGCAAGACGATCTCGCTCTCACCCTTCATCGACGACGAGACGCAAGGCTTCGTCGGCAGCACGACGCCGAAGGATGCACGGACGTTCTTCGAACTGCTCAATCTCTATTTCACGCAGCCGCGCAAGGATGCCGAAGCCTTCAGCTCCGTCATGACGAAGATGAAGACGGCCCTCGTCAATCAGGAGAAGAGCCCCGAGCGCGCCCTGTTCGATACGGTCACCGTGGCGCTGACCGGCAACCACTTCCGCAAGCGTCCGCTCAAGGTTGCAGACCTCGACAGGATCAACCTCGATCGCGCCTTCGAGTTCTACAAGGAACGCTTCTCCAATGCAGCCGGCTTCACGTTCTATTTCGTGGGCAACTTCAATCCGGATTCCATGGAATCCTATCTCAAGACCTACGTAGCCAGCCTGCCCGCGAAGCCGACGAAGGAAACGTGGAAGGACCTGAAGATCCGTACGCCCGATGGTCGCATTTCGAAGACCGTCTACAAGGGTATCGAAGACAAGAGCTTCGTGGCCCTGACCTTCCATGGTCCGATGAAGTACAACCAGATCCAGCGCTACGACCTCGCCGCCTTGTGCGAAGTGATGACGATCCGTCTGCGTGAGCAGATGCGTGAGGAGAAGAGCGGCGTCTACTTCGTGAGCGTGCAGCCCCAGCCCACCAAGACACCCATCGAAGAGTATGCCATCGCCGTCATCTTCAGCTGTGCTCCCGACCGTGTCGACGAGATGATCAAGATCGTCGAGAACGAAGCGGAGAACCTCCGCAAGAACGCCGTGGATAACGACTATATCCACAAGGTGAAGGAGATCCAGACGAAGGAGCGCGAAGTGGCGATGAAGCGCAACGAGTTCTGGCTGCGCTCGATGTCGCAACTCGATGCGGATGGCGAGCCGTGGAGCGTGATCGCCGATCGTGACGTGGCCATCAAGGGGCTCACGGCCGAGCAGGTGCGCAAGGCTGCCCAGGACTATCTCGTGCCGGGCAACTTCTGCCGCTTCGTACTCAAGCCCGAGAAGAAGTAACGCTCAGCGTACGGCTTCGAGCGTTTCTATTGAAAGCATGTTCGTTCGGGCGCGCCCTACAAGGGGGCGCCCGATCGTAAATACGATGATGGAGCCGGCAGGGAAGTACTTCTCGCGGACGAGGTCCTGCTTGATCGTTTCGATCGTTTCATCGGTAGACGTGATGGTGGTCACGACCAGCCCCGTCACTCCCCACAACAACTGCATCTTTCGCGCAGTGCTCCTCATGGTGGTGATGGCGAGGATGGGGGCCTTCGGACGGCGGTTCGAGATGAGCCGCGCCGTCTTGCCACTATAGCTCAGACTCGCGATACCGCTCACACGGGATTCCTCGGCGATACGCGCCGCCGCCATGGCGATGGAGTCCGTGTTCTGTTCCTTCGGGTCGTACTGCAGTGCATCGGGATGATGCAGCAGGCCATCGCCGAGAAGTTCGCGTTCGGCTTCGGTGCAGATCGTACGCATGTAATGCACCGCCTCGACGGGATAGGCGCCCACGGACGATTCCGCACTGAGCATCACGGCATCGGTGCCGTCGAGCACCGCATTGGCGACGTCGCTGGCCTCGGCACGCGTAGGACGCGGATTCTGGATCATCGACTCCAGCATCTGCGTGGCCGTGATGACCGGCTTGGCTTTGGCGTTGCAAAGCTTGATGATCTTCTTCTGGAAGATCGGTACGGCCTGGGAGGGGATCTCCACGCCCAGGTCGCCGCGGGCGACCATGATGGCATCGGAGGCATCGATGATGGAGTCGATGTTCGTGAGCGCCTCGGGCTTCTCGATCTTGGCGATGATCCACTGCGAACCGCCGTACTTGGCGATGTATCTCCGCACGTTCTCGACATCCGCTGCCGTCCGCACGAAGGATACGGCGACGTAGTCGCAGTCCTTCTCGATCGCGAAGCGCACGTCGGCACGATCCTTCGTCGTCATCGCCGGTTGGGAGACGTTGATGTTCGGCAGGTTGATTCCCTTGCGGGGCTTCAGCACGCCGCCGTGGATCACCAGGGCGCGTACCACGTCGTCCGTGATGTCGCGGACCTGGATCTTCAGCAGGCCGTCGTCGAGCAGCAGGACGTCGCCCTTCTTCACGTCCTTGGACAACGTCGGATACGTCACGGGTACCAGTGTGTCCGACGGTTTCAGCTTTCTGTGCTTGATCACGGAAGCGTCGGCGAGCAGGATTTCGCGTCCGGCCACCAGCGTCATCGTTTCGCGGTCGGCGAAATCGCCGACGCGGATCTTCGGTCCCTGCAGATCGGCAATGATGGGCAGATGGATCTTCAGCGTTTCTTCGGCAGCGCGGATAGAGGCGATGTAATGCTCATGGCTCGAATAGGAGCCGTGCGACATGTTGAGACGGAAGGCATTCGCTCCGGCCTTGACCAGGGCCACGATCTTTTCTTCGGAGGCGATGGCGGGTCCCATGGTGCAGAGAATCTTCGCCTTTTGATTGAGCATGCCATGGACGGAGGACATGATGTTCCTACTGTGTGGTTGACACGACCGTCGTGCGTGGTTGGGGGCTCATGAAGGGTTGGATGGACAGAGCCTTGCCCGTTTCTTCGTCGAGAACGAGGTGGACGCCACCGACGCGGCAGTCGCGTTCGGCGGTTTCATACTTGTGGGCTGTCTGGAGCAGGAAGCGACGCAGGGCGATTTCCTTCTTCATGCCGAGGACGGAGTCGTACGGTCCCGACATTCCCGTATCGGTCAGATATGCCGTACCCTTCGGCAGGATCGTGGCGTCGTTCGTCTGCACGTGCGTATGCGTACCCAGGACGGCGCTCACGCGGCCATCGAGGTACCAGCCCATGGCGATCTTCTCGGCCGTGGCATCGGCGTGGAAGTCCACGACGATCATCTTGCTCTTCGGCGCGAGGCGGGCGATGGCCATATCGGCAGCCTTGAAGGGACAGTCGATGGGCTGCATGTAGACCCGGCCCTGGATCTGAAGAAGGCCTACCGTGCGTTGGTCGGGAAGCGTGATCGTCGTCCAGCCCCGGCCCGGATTCTCGGGCGGGTAGTTGAACGGTCTGAGTACGAGGGGATTGGCGGCCAGGAGAGGCCGTGACTTCCAGTTCTCCCAGATATGATTGCCCGTCGTGATGGCATTGGCCCCGGCTTCGAAGAGCTGGGCAGCCTCCACTTCGGTAAGACCCTTGCCGTCGCAGATGTTCTCGCCGTTGATGATGATACAGTCCGGCGTGAAGCGTTCCTTGAGGGTGGGGAGTTGTCGGAGGACTTCGCGCAGACCGATGTGTCCGACGATATCTCCGATGAAGACGATGTTGAATGGACTAGGCACGTGGCAAAGATACGAAACGAGGTCTGCGTCGTATTTTGTGAGGAGATGGCAACACGGATATATACCAAAACGGGCGACGACGGTACTACCGGTCTGTTCGGTGGCACCAGGGTGGCCAAGAGCGATCTGCGAATAGAGGCCTACGGTACGGTGGACGAACTGAATGCCGTTCTCGGCATCGTTCTCGCTCACGGGGTCGCCGACGAGCTGCGCGAGGAGATCGAAGCGACGTCGTCCCACCTGTTCACGGTTGGAGCGGATCTCGCCACGCCTCTCGACCCGCCTCCGAAGTATACCATACCCCGGATAGGCGAGGAACATATCGAAGAGCTCGAGCGTCGTATCGACCGGCATGATCAGCGGCTCGGGGCACTGAAGGCGTTCATTCTGCCAGGAGGGACGGCCGCGGCAGCCTATCTGCATCTGGCCCGTACGGTATGCAGGAGGGCCGAGCGTGCCGCCGTCGCGCTGGCTACACGGGAGAATATCGGTCCCAGCGTGGTCCGTTATCTGAACCGTCTGTCTGATTATTTGTTTACAGCGGCCCGTATGGCGAATCTTCTGGCCGGTATCGATGATGTGCCTTGGAAGCCGTGACTATATTTGCGCCGTAGACGTCATTGCCGAACGATCTCAATTTTCTGTTTCATCCCACTCTCTTTTTTGGAGGAACTGCATGGTGAAAAGCATGCTGAAGATCAACGCTCTCCTGCTGGCGTTGTTCGCTGTAGTCATGGTTGGCTGCAACACGAATGAAGATCCGGTGAACCCGGGTACCACGCCCAATCCGCCGACGGTTCTCATGGCTACGTCCGTGAACGAAACGACGGTAGGTCTGAAGTGGACGGCTCCCACGAATCCTTCCGCTACGTCCTATGAAGTGACGGCTACGCCCACGAACGGTGGCACGTCCGTCGTCAAGGAATTCACGACGACGTCCGGTTCGGTCAATGGTCTCGTCGCCAACACGGAATACACCTTCACGGTGAAGTCGCTCAACGGTACGGCGAAGAGCACGACGGGTGCCGTCATCAAGTGGGCTGGTGCAGCTCGCTATACGACGAACATCACGCTCTACGAAACCGCAAGCAGTAACGGTTCGGGCCTGCAGTTCCCCAACACGGCGGGCCTGCGCATCGCTCAGGGCGGCCAGTGGGATATCTGCCTCGATACGCGTGATTCCGGCGGTGAGCCGAGCTTCGATATCGGTTCGCCGACGAAGTCGTCCTACACGGACAATGCCGGCAAGTTCCCGAACGGCGATCAGGCTCGCGTCACGATGATCGGCAAGACGTGGTCGGGCGTCGCTTCGCTCGACAATGTCTATGAATCCGTCGATCTCAGCCAGGCCGCCGGCCTCAGCGAAGCTCTGATCAACTTCAACGCGGCCAATACGGCCGGTGCTCCGTTCGCCTTCGTCGTCAAGACGGCTTCGGGCAACTTCGCCAAGGTTCTTGTCAAGGCTTCCAACGGCAAGCTCCTGCAAGGCACGTCGCCGAACCGCTACGTCGACCTCGAAGTTTCCTACCAGTCGGGTGCCAACCTGCCGTATGCCCTCAAGGGTAACGTCGCAGTCGCTCCCTTCAAGCGTCCCGTCGATGGCGGTCTGGTCGAAACGAACTTCAAGAAGGCCACGAACTAAGGTTCGAGGCGTCGGCCGCGTCCCATCCAGGACATATAAGAGCGAAGGGCATCCGGTATAACCGGATGCCCTTTTTCGTTTGGCGTCGGGGATCGAAGAAGTCTGTTTCTCCTTACTTCTTCTTCTTGTCGGTGGTTACCTTGATACCACCGTCGGCAGGCGTGACGGTCGTGGTGGTGGACGTCGTCGAGCCATCCTTGCTCTTCTTGTCGGTGGTCACCTTGATGCCGCCATCCGTGGAGACGGAGGTCGACGTCTGTACGGTTTCCG
The DNA window shown above is from Candidatus Kapaibacterium thiocyanatum and carries:
- a CDS encoding pyruvate kinase: MLNQKAKILCTMGPAIASEEKIVALVKAGANAFRLNMSHGSYSSHEHYIASIRAAEETLKIHLPIIADLQGPKIRVGDFADRETMTLVAGREILLADASVIKHRKLKPSDTLVPVTYPTLSKDVKKGDVLLLDDGLLKIQVRDITDDVVRALVIHGGVLKPRKGINLPNINVSQPAMTTKDRADVRFAIEKDCDYVAVSFVRTAADVENVRRYIAKYGGSQWIIAKIEKPEALTNIDSIIDASDAIMVARGDLGVEIPSQAVPIFQKKIIKLCNAKAKPVITATQMLESMIQNPRPTRAEASDVANAVLDGTDAVMLSAESSVGAYPVEAVHYMRTICTEAERELLGDGLLHHPDALQYDPKEQNTDSIAMAAARIAEESRVSGIASLSYSGKTARLISNRRPKAPILAITTMRSTARKMQLLWGVTGLVVTTITSTDETIETIKQDLVREKYFPAGSIIVFTIGRPLVGRARTNMLSIETLEAVR
- a CDS encoding metallophosphoesterase, which codes for MPSPFNIVFIGDIVGHIGLREVLRQLPTLKERFTPDCIIINGENICDGKGLTEVEAAQLFEAGANAITTGNHIWENWKSRPLLAANPLVLRPFNYPPENPGRGWTTITLPDQRTVGLLQIQGRVYMQPIDCPFKAADMAIARLAPKSKMIVVDFHADATAEKIAMGWYLDGRVSAVLGTHTHVQTNDATILPKGTAYLTDTGMSGPYDSVLGMKKEIALRRFLLQTAHKYETAERDCRVGGVHLVLDEETGKALSIQPFMSPQPRTTVVSTTQ
- a CDS encoding ATP:cob(I)alamin adenosyltransferase — protein: MATRIYTKTGDDGTTGLFGGTRVAKSDLRIEAYGTVDELNAVLGIVLAHGVADELREEIEATSSHLFTVGADLATPLDPPPKYTIPRIGEEHIEELERRIDRHDQRLGALKAFILPGGTAAAAYLHLARTVCRRAERAAVALATRENIGPSVVRYLNRLSDYLFTAARMANLLAGIDDVPWKP